The genome window GTCGCTTCCCACTCGGCCCGCGCGGCCTGCGGGTCTTCCGCAACCGCCCGCTCGATCATCTTTGGGTCGAGCGTGCTGTTCATCCGCCGAGACGGAGCTACCCAAATAAGTGGCCCGTCCGCCTTGCCGTGATAGCGTTTATACATGTCGTAGAGATGGCCGGCCTTCGCGTAGGGAGTCGAGATCCCGATGAGCATGCTCTCCGGGCACGTTGCCAGCGCCGGGCGGATGGCCGCGACTATCTCTTTGTCGGGATTGGCCGATTCGTCTGAACGATAAAAAGACAGTTCTTCCAGGATGGCCGCAACCAAGGTGTAGCCCCGGACGCCTCGGAACGACGCAGGCTTGACGGCGATGCTGATGCCGTTCTTGAGGTCGATTTGTTCTTGGGTCTCGCGCTGGACGTACGGCCGCAGCATCTTTACCCGGTCGAAGATTCCGCTGATGTACCCTTTGATGATTCCTGCCTGCGCCTTGTCCGTCGCGATGATGAATACCCAGCCTCGCTCTCCCGGCGCAAGATATGGCGACCAATCTTTAAAAACAGAAAGATGGGTTGCCAGAATTGAAGAAGTATAGCTCTTACCCGATCGCCGGCCACAGATGACATAACTCTCGCGGGCGGGGACGGTCGGAGGCTCTTCAAGCCCCGTGGCCTGCCGGAAAAGCTCCAAGTCTTTCTCGCCGCGAATCGGCAGCCCGAAGAGAGCGGACAGGTAGACCTCCCAGGCGTGCCAAGTCCTCTGATCCTTGAAGAGTTGTGCGAATAGTTTCTTGTCGTGCAGGACGTCTAGAATTGTTACCATCAATGCCCCTGTATTCTGAATCGGCGAGCGGGGCCGGCCTTGTCAACCGGCCCCACGGATTCAGCCCGCCGAAGGGAAGCTCGCGCCCAAAGCCGACGTGCGCGGGCACCCGTGACTAGGAGATCAGACTATCGTTTGAAAGCTTCGATAAGTGGAGTGTT of Acidobacteriota bacterium contains these proteins:
- a CDS encoding terminase family protein, which produces MVTILDVLHDKKLFAQLFKDQRTWHAWEVYLSALFGLPIRGEKDLELFRQATGLEEPPTVPARESYVICGRRSGKSYTSSILATHLSVFKDWSPYLAPGERGWVFIIATDKAQAGIIKGYISGIFDRVKMLRPYVQRETQEQIDLKNGISIAVKPASFRGVRGYTLVAAILEELSFYRSDESANPDKEIVAAIRPALATCPESMLIGISTPYAKAGHLYDMYKRYHGKADGPLIWVAPSRRMNSTLDPKMIERAVAEDPQAARAEWEATFRDDISAFINLEAVEAAVIPGRLELPPLADERYEAFIDPSGGSSDSFTMAIGHRGALGKVVIDAIRERRPPFTPSAVVAEYAELMKNYHIYRAKSDHYAGAWVPEAFKAHGITIDSSDMSASDYYLNVLPIILNGTAELLDNKRLVAQFASLERRVRPAGKDLITHPQGGGHDDICNSVSGVLVGLAKPAIRREIIWL